The Candidatus Paceibacterota bacterium region GTTATCGCGTCACTTTGAATTTGGAATTTGGATGTTTGATCTTGACGATACGCTCATGTGGAATTGCACGACGTACAATCAGCCCATCATCGATTTCATTCAGTACCTCACTGAGGTCTTTGGAAATCGCATTCCCTCATTGGGGACGATGGCACGCATTCAGGAAGACATCGATTGCGGACTGGGGAAGAAGCCTAACCCACGTACGGGTGAGCTCTATGGATTTGGGGCGGACCGTTTCCCTGATTCATTGATGATCACGTATCGTCAGCTCTGCACGCGTGGGTTCGGCACCTATGATGCAAATGTTGCAGAGCGGTGTCGTGAGATTGGGAAGCGTGCATTCGATGTGGAGAATTATTCCCGGCTCGGACTCGTGCCGGGAGCACAAGAGCTCTTGGACGCAATTCCCGTACAGCACCATCAGGTACTTGTCACCAAAGGTGAAAAGTGGGTGCAGGAGAACAAGATCAATGCCCTTGGTTTTCGCGATTGGTTTGATGACATCTTCATCGTCGATCACAAGGATGGCGATACGTATCGAGACATTCTCTCGAGCCTCCGCGCAAAAGCAGGGATGCAGTCTGAGCTCTATGTGCCCGAAAACTGCATCGCGGTAGGGAATTCGTTCTCATCTGATATCGCACCAGCACTCGCACTCGGCATGAACGCAATCTTCATTCCATGCCCCACATGGATAGCGGAGAGTGTAATTGTCGACGAACTCTCCGAAGATGCGAGTAGCCGCTTCGTGGAACTTGAAAACATTTCCGAAATCCATTCGCTCATTTCGTACTAGAAAAAGCGCCGCATGTTGCGGCGCTTTGTTGTATTTCCTTGAATCACTTCGGCATCTGGAGCGGATCCATGACGCCGGTTTCGTAGGCCTTCTTGGTCTGGCTGTCGAGGATGATGCGTTCCATCTTCTCGAGTGCTTCTTTCCCGTAATAGACCTTGTCGCCGATGCGGGCCTGGAGGTTGTTCGTGGGGAAGAAGTACTTGAGGATGTATGCGCGTGCGAAGCCCTTGCGACGCCAATTGTTGTAGGTGCGAATCTGGTCGAGCAGGTAGTCCTGCTTTCCCTTGAAGGCCTCGCGACCCGCTTTTACGAACGGGAGAATCTTGTCATAGATTCCGAATTCGTTCGTGCCGGGGTAGGCCTCCTTGATCATCGAGACCATGGCCGAACCATCGAATCCGCCACCTTCTTTATCGTAGCGGCCAGTGACGGCGTCGGTCATGAACTTGGTCATCTTGTCGCTCTTCATGTTCGCGATGCCGGCCTGCTCGTAGAACCCGGAGACGTAGGAGCTGAGCTCGTTCTGGTTGCTGAGGAAGAGCGCGGACAGCGCGGTCTCCTGGGGGACGCTTTCGTTGTACGTGTCGTTCACACAGGAGTAGGACAGGAGGAGCGCGATGATCGCGATCGCACCATAGACCCACTTCTTGAGCTTCTTCCAGGAGAAGCTGAATCCGTTGTCGTTCGCATTCTCGTTCATGATCACTCCTTGATGTGTATGCGCAGCTTGCGCAAGACTTCGTTGAAGAAAGAGTCTCCGTCGCACATAGCGAAGAGGACCCAGATGAGGCACGAGGTGATGAATGCGGCGATGCCGATATACCATTCCTGATCTCGCCCGAGGCGAATATCATTCTTGAGATAAAGGTAACCGCCTTGTCCGTCCTTCCCAGTCATCGAGACGCGTTTGAAACGGACGCCTTGCACTTCTTTGCCCATAAGGATACGGGGGATTATTCCCGGCTCCTTTTGCGCTTGATTCATTACGCTGATGTTCCATCGCGTTGCGACGGACGAAAAGAATGAATCATCAGCGACATTGTTCTGACTCGACTTTGCTACGCTCATCGGTTTTCCGAGGAGTAGCTCGTGCGAAAAAGGCTTTCCCGCCAATTGCTCATTGAGCGCGATGGTCAGGCGTTCGTTTCCGCGGGGCATGCCGGTAAAGGCACGTGCATAGTCGACATGCTCTCCACTATCTCGAGTGCCGATGAGCACAACAAGTGCATTCTTCGCGAGTGCATCTTTGCCGTGCTTTCCAGAATCGAGCATGTATGCTTGGAGTGCGAGCATGTAACGGTCGGGATTGCCACTAATGAGTTTTTCATTAGTGATGATCACGTAGAGGTCGCACTGCACATCGCCGAGACTTGCATTGGTATACGCAAGGGATTGCGCCCACCCATTACTGAAGGGGACGTTGCCAAAGATGAAACAGCGCTGTGGATTAATGAACCCCGAAAGATTGCGTGCAAGTTTCGGCATGAGGCCTTTCGCTTCGTACTCTGCGATATCACCAGAGTGCTTGCGCATGAGCGATTCATTGCTCGCGAGGATGTAGTTGTCGTAGGAATTACGCGTGGTGACTGGGGCAGGTTGTCCCTGCTGTAGTCGCTCGCGCAAAGCACGCCATGAGCTCGGTTCGCCGACGCCCGCACGCTGCTGGATGTAGTCCGGCACAGGCACCGACCTCCGCCAGCGATGCTGGTTGGGATTCTCGGGAAGGCGATATGAGTCGACAGTGTAATCACCGAGTGTTGTTCCCGCGTTGTAGTTCAGTTCGAACGTTGTATACGGGCACTGATGATAGCGTGTCTCTGCACGATAGCAGGTTCGCGACTGTTTGCCGTCGCCGCACTCATAAGGGACCATAACGACATACGGATCGCAGTCGTAGGTCCAGCGGCCCGGTCCATCGCGTGAAGTCTTGATGAGCTCACGCGTCGCGCTGCTTTCCCAGCCGTTCCAGTTTTCGTTGAAGGTGAGATTGCTTGCCTGTGCAATTTTCCATCCAATCCACGCAGTGGAGGGGACGAGAATGGTACAGATTGCGATCGCACCGGTCACGAACTCTATTTGCGTGATGCGCAGATAGGGGTGGAAACGCTTGAGTAGTGCTCCGGTGATGAATCCTGCGAGGAGTGCGGCGATGATGACGTAGAGTGCAATGGTAAGCACAGAGGCTCCTTTTTTGAAAGAATTTCTATGGTAACATAACCATGCAAAAGTGCTTTTGTCAATAACATCAAGTCTACATACTTAATGGAAATACTAGGAAAGAAAGAATGCACGCGATGGAATGTTACAGTCTTCGTTTAGATTGCTCAATAGTGGAATTGCTTTATACTTATGTACATAACTATTAATATCATGGCAAACCAAGAAAGTGGTGCAGGGATGGCACGCGAGCGCGTCGCCTCAGATATCGAATTAACGAAGGGTGGTGCAGATTACACGGTAGACGCAGGGGCAGACCGCCCTCGTCTCGAGGCAACACAGGAGCAGATCGAGGCTATGCGTGGGATGGAAAATAACGCAGAGCTCGGTGCAGCTGCTTTGCAGCAAATCGGCGAGCGTGTTGCTGCAGAAAAGGCTGAAGCTGCAGAGATCGAGAAGCAGGAAAAGGCAAAGGCCGATGCACTCATTGTTGTGCAGCGTGATAAGTTGAATCAACTTTATGATGCAGCGAACTACTCTCCAGAAGAGCGTAATGATACTGAGATTGGACACATCAAACTTGCCGTTGATTTGAGTAAAGATAAGTGGACTCCTCGTGATCAGCGTCCACAGAATAAGCCACCTGTTGTACAAGGTTTTGGTGATAATCGCCCACAGCGAGCGCAGGCCGCAGGCTACTATGCAGGCACATTGCCTACAACTGCTCCCCCAGTCCAAAAGCCAAAGGGTTTCCTGAAAGGACTATTCGGTGGCAACTAGTAGATATTCCTCTATTTTGCATAACAAAGAGCACCTTCGGGGTGCTCTTTACAATATATAAAATATATCGTAGGGTTTAGCGAGAAGTGCTCCAGAGGTGCACCATGCACACTGCTACGCTGAAGTTTGAGCTTGAACAGCTGCACATTATTAGTGGCATCAAAGTCTGCCGAAAGGATGACCTCGAGAACATCCATGTTTATGCAGACAGCAAGCGTATGCTTGTCCTGCCGATTACCATCGAAGATCCTCCGCTCATTATTCACCGCGGTGAGACAGAGGACGAAATGTTGTACTATCTTTCGCGCCTATCACTCGTATCCGACGGTCGAGGTGGACTCTTCGCCTCTCGCGAGGTGGGTGACAAGGAGAAGATGCTTCTCCTCATCGACACGCGAGATGAGGGAGCCCCGCTGCGAAACTCTGGTGAGTACACGATTCCGCGAATGCACGATGTGCGACTCCCGAGTAAGCGTACTTCTCGCAGGCTAGGAGAGGCTAAGTTTGGCATGATCGTGTGTGTACCTAGCGAGTCATATTTCGTGCGGTCTACTAGTGGTCACGTCGCGAAACTCACACTGGGGGCAGATGGTGTGTTCTCTTGTTCTCCTTGTGATGGGCGCAAAGTTTCATTTTCAGGCTAAGTAATAGGTTAAAGGCCCGCAACCGCGGGCCTTTTGTTATTTTACCAATCTATTGCATTTGCCGTACTCATCTTCCATGCCCAGATTCCCGCTGGGTCAGTGTAGTCGACCGTTGTCGAACTTACTCCTCCGTCGCGATAAGGGTCAATAAGCTCGGGGTGACTCGTGTAGTTAAAGTTCGAGTCAACGTCTCTCATACGGTGCGCGAGGATGGCATACCCCGTTCCAAATTGATCGACACGATAGATGTAGCATGCAGTCGTGCCATTGGTGATTGGTTGCACGGGGAAGCGAGGGAGATAGTTGGGAACGAGTCCAGGAATGACCGCATTGTTCGCTAACCCGCCATACGAAGTACACTCAGTGCGCGTTTCCACTCCCGCGTATCCTCCAGTCGGGTAGAATCCATTCGCATCATTGTAGAGTTCGAGGGCAATTTTTATCTGTTCCATATCTGAAATGATGCGCGCCTCTTTTGCTTTCCTGCGTGCAGAAGATAGTGAAGCAAGCACGACGCTCGAAAGAATGCCAATGATCGCAATGACAACAAGGAGCTCGATGAGTGTGAAGCCTTTTCGCGTGCTAATTTTCATTGGTGTATTTTATCATGAGTGAAAACTGATAAGAGCTTAATTCGGCGAAGGGTCATATATAGTGTCGACATTCTCTCCGCCGTTACACCATTTCACGAGAAGCAGTGCTATCCCTGAGCCATACGAAGTATTATTGTTTTTACAGGATTGGGGATTGTTCGCATCCTCAAGTTGCGCAATAAGGTCGTAGGTATTTGGACGCGTTGCCTGGAGGTTCACCGCATTTACTCCTGTTCTTCCGACGTTGCCATATGCATAGACATAGCAATTGGCTTGCCATGGAGTGCACTTGCCACCATTGATGACATCACTCGCAGAGCCACTATTGAGTGGGTCGACGGGGAGCCTTGGTATATAGGGAGCAAGATCAGCTTGGAGACTTGTCCATCCGGTATTATTGCTCACATCGTAACCGTGCGTGTCCCAACATGGTGGGGTAGAACATTCAGGTGCATAGGCCTGATGAATAGGTGGATAATATCCATTCGCATCATTATAGAGTTCAAGCGCAAGTGTAATTTGTGTAAAATCAGCAATGCGTCGCGCGTCACGAGATTTTTTACGTGCAGTAGTAAGACTTGCAAGCACGACGCTCGAAAGAATGCCAATGATTGCGATGACAACAAGGAGCTCAATTAATGTAAAGCCGCGTGAAGATTTCATGAGTATATCTTACCACGATAGTATAAATAATGAAGTATAAAAGATGGTGCGCGCTTGTGCACTCATTTTCTTTGTTCTCATGTTATTATGGAGTAATGGAAAGTGATTCATTTGCGCAACATCATCCACATACGCTTGGTGATTATCTCTCGCGTGGCCTCGTGCTTTTCGTATATCGTACTGCAAAAGTAGTATTCCACTCGAGCTATGCTGAACATGCACTTGTACTTGAAGCCACATTATCTTCAATGCTGACCTCAGCAGCTACACATTTGCAGTATACTGCACTGCGTAATCTTCGTGCAGATCGTGCGCGTATCGAGGATCTCCTTGGAGAGGCAAGTAGTGAACATTTGCATCTTTTGGTACTCAAGCGTGTACAGACACTCTCTTGGCTAGGGCGTACAGCCATCTGGAAGATGCAGTTCATCTATGTACCACTTTTTCGTTTGCTGTATATCATTTCGCCTTCAGCTGCGCATCGGCTTATCGCGTATAGCGAAGAGCGACTTGCGGGTATTTACGCCGACTGGTTACTCGAATTGCTTTGTGGCGCTTCGGAGAATGCTCCTGCACCCCTTGTTGCTATCCAATACTGGGAGCTTGGTGAAGAAGCGACACTTGTCGAACTCGTGAATGTACTCATTGCGGATACTGCGAAAAATCGCGATCGTAACCACGCGATTGCAGATCAAAAATAAACACCACCCGTGTTTATTTTTTTAGTGAAAAACGAGCGCCGAAGCGCTCGTGTGTTTTGTGATTCACTTGATAACTTTCTTAATTTTCAAGAACTTTCGCAGGTCTCGATATGCATCGAGGAAGCGCGTGTCATTTAGTGATTCAAGGATGTCCCTGAGTAGAATCTTATCATTTCTTTTAATGATGGTCGCATTCTTCCAGGCCACCTTGAGGAAGCGCACGATGATGTTTGCGGTGGGCCAGTCGCCGTGTTTTCCGGTAATTCGGAGATTGCGCACAATAGAGCGTGTTGTTGCGGTAATCTGCTCCCTGTACTGGGGGAGCACATTGGATAGTTCTGACCACTTGGGGCGGCCGGGCACATGGGTGTAGTCGTACAAGAGCATGATGCTCGAGAGTGCAGACTCATCCCAGATGACCTCCCCGAATGTACTTTCTGCTGCTATCGCAAGTGGAGTCTCACACACCCTTTCTTTCAGGTGCATGAGCGTCATCATTGATGCGAACTTGATCGCAAGTGGTTGGTGCTGCTCGCTACTCATGATTGCGATGCGCAAGTGCTCTGGAAGGTTCAGATAGTAATTCGCGATGGCAGTATGCATTCGGATGTTGCGCTCAACCCAGCGTCTGGAGCCTGCATCCTGCCGCTCGAATCGGTCGGTGTCGATTGCAAGCAATTTATTGCCCACGAATAAGAGGACGGATTCGGGAAGCAGTCGCGGTGCTCTCCAGCATGCTGAGTGCAGCGCTGCCGCATTGCCCGGACTCTCGATCGTTGCGAGGAGGGCGAACGGAATGAGGTCGTGTGCCGCTTCTTTCCTCTCGGAGAGCAGTTTGAATGCCGCGGCACGCAGTTCAGGGAGTAGTCGCGTATTCGCGACGAGCCGAAGGAGTTCCGTTGATTCGATCGTCGCATCAAGCTCGCTCATCAGGTCGAAGGCTGCAATGAGGATCGCATTGGAATCAGCCTCATCACCCCTCCATGTTCCCTTGAGCAACATGGTCACTTTGTACCAGTCGCAAGTTGAGTTGAGCGCAGCAGCGATCCGTAGCGCCCGAGA contains the following coding sequences:
- a CDS encoding prepilin-type N-terminal cleavage/methylation domain-containing protein yields the protein MKISTRKGFTLIELLVVIAIIGILSSVVLASLSSARRKAKEARIISDMEQIKIALELYNDANGFYPTGGYAGVETRTECTSYGGLANNAVIPGLVPNYLPRFPVQPITNGTTACYIYRVDQFGTGYAILAHRMRDVDSNFNYTSHPELIDPYRDGGVSSTTVDYTDPAGIWAWKMSTANAIDW
- a CDS encoding HAD family hydrolase, translating into MHEKKRHFVALADSFESDVGDKRLGDWTREALGAQRARSFGLACGGRAPADGGPHFQELSALRGQGGVLVQVAVALIGNRVGGLDVACLDDYAYSAQYAEILPLLFVGHTHSFCIVRQRERGSVPMLRFAAPYVKWLIILRLLQSLLTYGSLRVEPLYCSISEREHMQKSLLSRHFEFGIWMFDLDDTLMWNCTTYNQPIIDFIQYLTEVFGNRIPSLGTMARIQEDIDCGLGKKPNPRTGELYGFGADRFPDSLMITYRQLCTRGFGTYDANVAERCREIGKRAFDVENYSRLGLVPGAQELLDAIPVQHHQVLVTKGEKWVQENKINALGFRDWFDDIFIVDHKDGDTYRDILSSLRAKAGMQSELYVPENCIAVGNSFSSDIAPALALGMNAIFIPCPTWIAESVIVDELSEDASSRFVELENISEIHSLISY
- a CDS encoding alternative oxidase, with amino-acid sequence MESDSFAQHHPHTLGDYLSRGLVLFVYRTAKVVFHSSYAEHALVLEATLSSMLTSAATHLQYTALRNLRADRARIEDLLGEASSEHLHLLVLKRVQTLSWLGRTAIWKMQFIYVPLFRLLYIISPSAAHRLIAYSEERLAGIYADWLLELLCGASENAPAPLVAIQYWELGEEATLVELVNVLIADTAKNRDRNHAIADQK
- a CDS encoding type II secretion system protein; the protein is MKSSRGFTLIELLVVIAIIGILSSVVLASLTTARKKSRDARRIADFTQITLALELYNDANGYYPPIHQAYAPECSTPPCWDTHGYDVSNNTGWTSLQADLAPYIPRLPVDPLNSGSASDVINGGKCTPWQANCYVYAYGNVGRTGVNAVNLQATRPNTYDLIAQLEDANNPQSCKNNNTSYGSGIALLLVKWCNGGENVDTIYDPSPN